The Phoenix dactylifera cultivar Barhee BC4 unplaced genomic scaffold, palm_55x_up_171113_PBpolish2nd_filt_p 000554F, whole genome shotgun sequence genome includes a window with the following:
- the LOC120106517 gene encoding probable beta-1,4-xylosyltransferase IRX9H isoform X2, with the protein MAILIPAPAINRFLDASTEPAMAWIRRSFCPSYRQGLLSPPPPPPPSPLRRLLMMGAYLPRHPRKTSNISSWRRHLLRFLLFFLLGFLLGLSPFADLDDSGLRPHDFSFDDDGGRPRRDLSALVRSRPWEIEIVRPEGLVAVELEARKEEEGPGEPDPRSLGKLLIVVTPTYNRALQAYFLNRLGQTLRLVPPPLLWIVVEMNAASMETAQILRRTGVMYRHLVCKKTSTDIKDRGVHQRNTALEHIERHRLDGIVYFADDDNIYSLELFDRMREIRRFGTWPVAMLAQSKNKAILEGPVCNGSQVIGWHTNEKSKRLRRFHVDMSGFAFNSTILWDPRRWHRPTSNAIRQLDTVKEGFQ; encoded by the exons ATGGCCATCCTCATCCCAG CTCCAGCTATCAATCGTTTTCTTGATGCTTCCACGGAACCAGCCATGGCCTGGATCCGCCGCTCCTTCTGCCCCTCCTACCGCCAGGGCCTCCTttccccgccgccgccgccgccgccatccCCTCTCCGCCGCCTCCTGATGATGGGCGCCTACCTCCCGCGGCACCCCCGCAAGACAAGCAACATCTCCTCCTGGCGGCGGCACCTCCTccgcttcctcctcttcttcctcctcggctTCTTGCTGGGCCTCTCCCCCTTCGCCGACCTCGACGACTCCGGCCTCCGCCCCCATGACTTCTCCTTCGACGACGACGGCGGGCGCCCCCGTCGGGATCTCTCCGCCCTCGTCCGCTCGAGGCCTTGGGAGATTGAGATCGTGCGGCCCGAGGGCCTCGTCGCCGTCGAGCTCGAGGccaggaaggaggaggaaggccCCGGCGAGCCCGATCCGCGGTCCCTCGGGAAGCTCCTCATCGTTGTCACCCCGACCTACAACCGCGCCCTCCAGGCCTACTTCCTCAACCGGCTGGGCCAGACGCTGAGGCTCGTGCCGCCGCCCCTTCTCTGGATCGTGGTGGAGATGAACGCCGCCTCCATGGAGACGGCCCAGATCCTCAGGAGGACGGGGGTCATGTACCGCCATCTGGTCTGCAAGAAGACCTCCACCGACATCAAGGACCGAGGCGTCCACCAGCGGAACACGGCGCTCGAGCACATCGAGCGGCACCGTCTCGACGGCATCGTGTACTTTGCCGACGACGACAACATTTACTCGCTCGAGCTGTTCGACCGCATGAGGGAGATCAG GAGATTTGGCACTTGGCCCGTTGCAATGCTTGCTCAAAGCAAAAATAAGGCAATACTGGAAGGCCCAGTATGCAATGGAAGTCAAGTGATTGGTTGGCACACAAATGAGAAAAGTAAGAGACTTCGAAGATTTCATGTTGACATGTCAGGATTTGCATTCAACAGCACAATACTGTGGGACCCGAGGAGGTGGCACCGTCCAACCTCAAATGCCATAAGGCAACTAGACACAGTAAAGGAGGGTTTTCAG TGA
- the LOC120106517 gene encoding probable beta-1,4-xylosyltransferase IRX9H isoform X1 — MAILIPAPAINRFLDASTEPAMAWIRRSFCPSYRQGLLSPPPPPPPSPLRRLLMMGAYLPRHPRKTSNISSWRRHLLRFLLFFLLGFLLGLSPFADLDDSGLRPHDFSFDDDGGRPRRDLSALVRSRPWEIEIVRPEGLVAVELEARKEEEGPGEPDPRSLGKLLIVVTPTYNRALQAYFLNRLGQTLRLVPPPLLWIVVEMNAASMETAQILRRTGVMYRHLVCKKTSTDIKDRGVHQRNTALEHIERHRLDGIVYFADDDNIYSLELFDRMREIRRFGTWPVAMLAQSKNKAILEGPVCNGSQVIGWHTNEKSKRLRRFHVDMSGFAFNSTILWDPRRWHRPTSNAIRQLDTVKEGFQETTFIEQIIEDESQMEGLPNNCSRIMNWHLHLEARNFVYPKGWQVSRNLDVVIPLK, encoded by the exons ATGGCCATCCTCATCCCAG CTCCAGCTATCAATCGTTTTCTTGATGCTTCCACGGAACCAGCCATGGCCTGGATCCGCCGCTCCTTCTGCCCCTCCTACCGCCAGGGCCTCCTttccccgccgccgccgccgccgccatccCCTCTCCGCCGCCTCCTGATGATGGGCGCCTACCTCCCGCGGCACCCCCGCAAGACAAGCAACATCTCCTCCTGGCGGCGGCACCTCCTccgcttcctcctcttcttcctcctcggctTCTTGCTGGGCCTCTCCCCCTTCGCCGACCTCGACGACTCCGGCCTCCGCCCCCATGACTTCTCCTTCGACGACGACGGCGGGCGCCCCCGTCGGGATCTCTCCGCCCTCGTCCGCTCGAGGCCTTGGGAGATTGAGATCGTGCGGCCCGAGGGCCTCGTCGCCGTCGAGCTCGAGGccaggaaggaggaggaaggccCCGGCGAGCCCGATCCGCGGTCCCTCGGGAAGCTCCTCATCGTTGTCACCCCGACCTACAACCGCGCCCTCCAGGCCTACTTCCTCAACCGGCTGGGCCAGACGCTGAGGCTCGTGCCGCCGCCCCTTCTCTGGATCGTGGTGGAGATGAACGCCGCCTCCATGGAGACGGCCCAGATCCTCAGGAGGACGGGGGTCATGTACCGCCATCTGGTCTGCAAGAAGACCTCCACCGACATCAAGGACCGAGGCGTCCACCAGCGGAACACGGCGCTCGAGCACATCGAGCGGCACCGTCTCGACGGCATCGTGTACTTTGCCGACGACGACAACATTTACTCGCTCGAGCTGTTCGACCGCATGAGGGAGATCAG GAGATTTGGCACTTGGCCCGTTGCAATGCTTGCTCAAAGCAAAAATAAGGCAATACTGGAAGGCCCAGTATGCAATGGAAGTCAAGTGATTGGTTGGCACACAAATGAGAAAAGTAAGAGACTTCGAAGATTTCATGTTGACATGTCAGGATTTGCATTCAACAGCACAATACTGTGGGACCCGAGGAGGTGGCACCGTCCAACCTCAAATGCCATAAGGCAACTAGACACAGTAAAGGAGGGTTTTCAG GAAACAACATTTATAGAACAGATAATTGAAGATGAAAGCCAAATGGAAGGCTTGCCAAATAATTGCTCAAGGATCATGAATTGGCATCTTCACTTGGAAGCTAGAAATTTTGTTTATCCTAAAGGGTGGCAAGTCTCAAGAAATCTTGACGTTGTCATTCCTTTGAAATAG